In the genome of Myxococcus stipitatus, one region contains:
- the fusA gene encoding elongation factor G, whose amino-acid sequence MAREHPLERYRNIGIMAHIDAGKTTTTERILFYTGAIHRMGEVHEGTTTTDWMPQERERGITITSAAITAFWSRGDQRYRVNIIDTPGHVDFTIEVERSLRVLDGAITVFDAVNGVEPQSETVWRQADRYKVPRICFINKMDRVGADFEMSVGTIREKLGARAVRMQLPLGAEDKHRGVIDLVTMKALVFVDSEQGSRYDVVDIPEDFLEQAELARAELLEAAAEQDDALTEKFLEGQELTEQEIRTAIRKGCVGLKLFPVFCGSAFRHKGVQPLLDAVVDYLPSPLDIPPIHGKTPKGEDAVRETRDDAPFSALAFKIMNDPAFQSQTLTFLRVYSGKLEAGTAVWNSVKGKRERVSRLVQMRADKKEELTECYAGDICAVVGLKLATTGDTLCDDKQPIVLERMEFPEPVIDIAIEPKSTADQEKIIQSLQRLAAEDPSFRVKTNEETGQTIIAGMGELHLEIIVDRLLREFKVDANIGKPQVAYRETITTQTEAEGKYIRQTGGRGQYGHIWLRVMPNEPGKGFAFENKVVGGVVTKEFVDAVREGVVEALQNGPVAGYPMVDVKVEAYDGSIHDVDSSEMAFKIAGSLAFKDAVRAASPVLLEPIMSCEIVTPEDFMGDVIGDLNGRRGKVLGMTPRPGRTQAIQAQVPLAAMFGYSTDLRSRSQGRATYTMQFSHYAPAPKTALNRY is encoded by the coding sequence ATGGCTCGCGAGCATCCCCTGGAGCGCTACCGCAACATCGGCATCATGGCGCACATCGATGCCGGCAAGACGACCACGACCGAGCGGATCCTCTTCTACACCGGCGCCATCCATCGGATGGGCGAGGTGCATGAGGGGACCACCACCACGGACTGGATGCCGCAGGAGCGCGAGCGCGGCATCACGATCACGTCGGCCGCCATCACCGCGTTCTGGAGCCGTGGCGACCAGCGCTATCGCGTCAACATCATCGACACCCCGGGACACGTGGACTTCACCATCGAGGTGGAGCGTTCGCTGCGCGTGCTGGACGGGGCCATCACCGTGTTCGACGCGGTGAACGGCGTGGAGCCGCAGTCGGAGACGGTCTGGCGCCAGGCCGACCGCTACAAGGTCCCCCGCATCTGCTTCATCAACAAGATGGACCGGGTGGGCGCCGACTTCGAGATGTCCGTGGGGACCATCCGGGAGAAGCTGGGGGCCCGTGCCGTGCGCATGCAGCTTCCGCTGGGCGCGGAGGACAAGCACCGCGGCGTCATCGACCTCGTCACCATGAAGGCCCTCGTCTTCGTCGACTCGGAGCAGGGCAGTCGGTACGACGTGGTGGACATCCCGGAGGACTTCCTCGAGCAGGCGGAGCTTGCGCGTGCGGAGCTGCTGGAGGCCGCGGCGGAGCAGGATGACGCGCTGACGGAGAAGTTCCTGGAGGGCCAGGAGCTGACGGAGCAGGAGATCCGTACCGCCATCCGCAAGGGCTGCGTGGGCCTGAAGCTGTTCCCGGTCTTCTGCGGCTCGGCGTTCCGCCACAAGGGCGTGCAGCCCCTGCTGGACGCGGTGGTGGACTACCTGCCCAGCCCACTGGACATCCCGCCCATCCACGGCAAGACGCCCAAGGGCGAGGACGCGGTGCGAGAGACCCGCGACGATGCGCCCTTCAGCGCGCTGGCGTTCAAGATCATGAACGACCCGGCGTTCCAGTCGCAGACGCTGACGTTCCTGCGTGTGTACTCCGGGAAGCTGGAGGCGGGCACGGCGGTGTGGAACTCGGTGAAGGGCAAGCGCGAGCGCGTCAGCCGCCTGGTGCAGATGCGCGCGGACAAGAAGGAAGAGCTCACCGAGTGCTACGCGGGTGACATCTGCGCCGTGGTGGGGCTGAAGCTCGCCACCACGGGCGACACGCTCTGCGACGACAAGCAGCCCATCGTCCTCGAGCGGATGGAGTTCCCCGAGCCGGTCATCGACATCGCCATCGAGCCGAAGTCGACCGCGGACCAGGAGAAGATCATCCAGTCGCTGCAGCGGCTCGCGGCGGAGGACCCCTCGTTCCGGGTGAAGACCAACGAGGAGACGGGGCAGACCATCATCGCCGGCATGGGCGAGCTGCACCTGGAAATCATCGTCGACCGGCTCCTGCGCGAGTTCAAGGTCGACGCGAACATCGGCAAGCCCCAGGTGGCGTACCGGGAGACCATCACCACCCAGACGGAGGCGGAGGGCAAGTACATCCGCCAGACGGGGGGCCGCGGACAGTACGGCCACATCTGGCTGCGCGTGATGCCCAACGAGCCGGGCAAGGGCTTCGCGTTCGAGAACAAGGTCGTGGGCGGCGTGGTGACGAAGGAGTTCGTCGACGCCGTGCGCGAGGGTGTCGTGGAAGCCCTGCAGAACGGCCCCGTGGCGGGCTACCCGATGGTGGACGTGAAGGTGGAGGCTTACGACGGCTCCATCCACGACGTGGACTCGAGCGAGATGGCGTTCAAGATCGCCGGCTCCCTGGCGTTCAAGGACGCGGTGCGCGCGGCCTCGCCCGTGCTGCTCGAGCCCATCATGAGCTGCGAGATCGTCACCCCGGAGGACTTCATGGGCGACGTGATTGGCGACCTGAACGGGCGCAGGGGCAAGGTCCTGGGCATGACGCCTCGCCCGGGCCGCACCCAGGCCATCCAGGCGCAGGTCCCCTTGGCCGCCATGTTCGGGTACTCAACGGACCTGCGCAGCCGCAGCCAGGGAAGGGCGACGTACACGATGCAGTTCAGTCACTACGCACCCGCGCCGAAGACCGCGCTCAACCGGTACTGA
- the rpsG gene encoding 30S ribosomal protein S7, whose translation MPRRRVVAKRKILPDPKFQDRLVTKFVNDLMRKGKKSIAEGVCYGAFALIEERAKEDPLKTFKKALDNVKPVLEVKSRRVGGATYQVPVEVRQDRRVALGMRWIIQYSKARGEKTMQEKLAGEIMDAANNRGNAVKKREDTHKMAEANKAFAHYRW comes from the coding sequence ATGCCTCGTCGTCGCGTAGTCGCCAAGCGCAAGATTCTTCCGGATCCGAAGTTCCAGGACCGGCTCGTCACCAAGTTCGTCAACGACCTGATGCGGAAGGGCAAGAAGTCCATCGCGGAAGGCGTGTGCTACGGAGCCTTCGCCCTCATCGAGGAGCGCGCGAAGGAGGACCCCCTCAAGACGTTCAAGAAGGCCCTCGACAACGTCAAGCCGGTGCTGGAGGTGAAGAGCCGCCGCGTCGGTGGCGCCACCTACCAGGTGCCCGTCGAGGTCCGTCAGGACCGTCGCGTCGCGCTCGGGATGCGCTGGATCATCCAGTACTCCAAGGCGCGTGGCGAGAAGACCATGCAGGAGAAGTTGGCCGGCGAGATCATGGACGCCGCCAACAACCGCGGTAACGCGGTGAAGAAGCGTGAAGACACGCACAAGATGGCGGAGGCCAACAAGGCTTTCGCGCACTACCGCTGGTAG
- the rpsL gene encoding 30S ribosomal protein S12: MPTISQLVRKGREKLNIKGKSPALKECPQKRGVCTRVYTTTPKKPNSALRKVARVRLTNGIEVTSYIPGVGHNLQEHSVVMIRGGRVKDLPGVRYHIVRGTLDSVGVAGRKQSRSKYGAKRPS, translated from the coding sequence GTGCCGACCATTAGCCAGCTGGTCCGCAAGGGCCGCGAGAAGCTGAACATCAAGGGCAAGAGCCCCGCGCTCAAGGAGTGCCCCCAGAAGCGCGGCGTTTGCACCCGCGTGTACACCACGACTCCGAAGAAGCCGAACTCGGCCCTCCGCAAGGTGGCCCGCGTGCGTCTGACCAACGGAATCGAAGTGACGTCCTACATCCCCGGCGTGGGCCACAACCTCCAGGAGCACTCGGTGGTGATGATCCGCGGCGGTCGTGTGAAGGACCTCCCGGGTGTGCGCTACCACATCGTTCGTGGAACGCTCGACTCCGTGGGCGTGGCGGGCCGCAAGCAGAGCCGCTCCAAGTACGGCGCGAAGCGCCCGAGCTGA
- the rimI gene encoding ribosomal protein S18-alanine N-acetyltransferase, with product MRRLQEDLEPRLSHGFSIRRMTLDDLAAVMALEQAAFKNPWSAELLKRELEHEWSTILLVEEPRETVPPLLLGLAIFWIVHDEVHVLNVATAPQHRRRGVARAVMEEVLARGRGRRCSLATLEVRKSNEPAIQLYRSFGFRPVGIRPNYYADEREDAVVMVLDF from the coding sequence ATGAGGCGGCTTCAGGAAGACCTGGAGCCCCGTCTGTCGCACGGCTTCTCCATCCGGCGGATGACCCTGGACGACCTGGCCGCGGTGATGGCGCTGGAGCAGGCGGCCTTCAAGAACCCCTGGTCCGCGGAGCTGCTCAAGCGCGAACTCGAGCACGAATGGTCCACCATCCTCCTGGTGGAGGAGCCCCGGGAGACCGTGCCGCCCTTGCTCCTGGGGTTGGCCATCTTCTGGATCGTCCACGACGAGGTCCACGTGCTCAACGTGGCCACCGCGCCGCAGCACCGGCGCCGAGGGGTCGCCAGAGCCGTGATGGAGGAGGTCCTGGCGCGGGGGAGGGGACGGCGGTGCAGCCTGGCCACCTTGGAGGTGCGCAAGAGCAACGAGCCGGCGATCCAGCTCTACCGCTCGTTCGGCTTCCGGCCGGTGGGCATCCGCCCGAACTACTACGCGGACGAGCGTGAGGACGCGGTGGTGATGGTCCTCGACTTCTGA